One stretch of Acidobacteriota bacterium DNA includes these proteins:
- a CDS encoding DUF3467 domain-containing protein yields MVQPQQQLNIELGEKEAEGIYANLAMITHSPTEIIIDFARVMPRSPKARVQSRIIMTPMHAKLLHKALAENLKKFEAQFGEIKLHGAPHGTSKPIGFESTSETGGDK; encoded by the coding sequence ATGGTTCAGCCTCAACAGCAACTCAATATCGAGTTGGGAGAGAAGGAGGCCGAGGGGATTTACGCCAACCTGGCCATGATCACCCACTCGCCGACGGAGATAATCATCGATTTCGCCCGGGTTATGCCGCGCTCACCGAAAGCGCGGGTTCAGTCCAGGATAATCATGACGCCGATGCACGCCAAGCTCCTGCACAAGGCCCTGGCCGAGAACCTGAAGAAATTCGAGGCACAGTTCGGCGAGATCAAGCTGCACGGCGCTCCTCACGGCACCTCCAAACCGATTGGATTCGAATCCACGAGCGAAACGGGCGGTGACAAGTGA